In the genome of Pontibacillus halophilus JSM 076056 = DSM 19796, one region contains:
- the dnaI gene encoding primosomal protein DnaI, translated as MESIQGSLKKWMRESRNFQEHYQKMREEVLQNKEILAIQQENPHLTDQDLERHLMKLYEYQSQSKKCEDCPALNECINLVSGYSPRVHVEGHDIRLTYEMCPRKRLDEEQNQKRSLVSSLYMPRDILEASFKDVEVDDPERYEAIRQAKNYIEHLDTEKAEKGLYLHGPFGVGKTYLLGAIANKLADKGTSSMLIFMPEFVREMKQSIQDQTLNTKIEQFKNVPVLMIDDIGAETMSAWFRDEVLGSILQYRMMERLPVFFTSNYNLDELQEHLAYSNRGEVEKLKAGRIIERIGQVSTPVNIGGKNKRK; from the coding sequence ATGGAATCTATCCAAGGATCGTTAAAGAAATGGATGAGGGAAAGTCGCAACTTCCAAGAACATTATCAGAAAATGCGGGAAGAAGTGCTACAAAATAAAGAAATTCTGGCTATCCAACAAGAAAATCCTCATCTAACAGATCAGGATTTAGAGCGACATCTTATGAAGCTCTACGAATATCAATCTCAATCGAAAAAGTGCGAGGATTGCCCAGCGCTGAATGAATGCATTAATTTAGTTTCTGGTTATAGCCCGCGCGTTCACGTGGAAGGCCATGATATTCGTTTAACGTATGAAATGTGCCCAAGAAAAAGGCTTGATGAAGAGCAGAATCAAAAGCGTTCACTTGTAAGTAGTTTATACATGCCAAGAGATATCTTGGAAGCTTCATTCAAGGATGTTGAAGTAGATGACCCTGAGCGATACGAAGCGATTCGACAAGCGAAAAATTATATTGAACATCTAGATACTGAAAAAGCAGAGAAGGGCTTGTATTTACATGGACCTTTCGGTGTGGGGAAGACCTATCTATTAGGCGCAATTGCGAACAAGCTTGCTGATAAAGGTACGTCTTCCATGCTCATCTTCATGCCTGAATTTGTTCGCGAAATGAAGCAATCCATTCAAGACCAGACCTTAAACACAAAGATTGAGCAGTTCAAGAATGTGCCTGTTCTTATGATTGATGATATTGGGGCAGAAACGATGTCTGCATGGTTTAGGGACGAGGTGCTTGGTTCCATTCTTCAGTATCGCATGATGGAACGCCTTCCGGTTTTCTTTACTTCCAACTACAACCTTGATGAGTTGCAAGAGCATCTAGCCTACTCAAATCGAGGAGAGGTGGAGAAGTTAAAGGCTGGGCGAATTATCGAACGAATTGGTCAAGTCAGTACACCAGTTAACATCGGTGGTAAGAACAAGAGAAAGTAA